The Misgurnus anguillicaudatus chromosome 15, ASM2758022v2, whole genome shotgun sequence genome has a window encoding:
- the nutf2 gene encoding nuclear transport factor 2 → MGDKPIWEQIGSSFVQHYYQLFDTDRTQLGSIYIDASCLTWEGQQFQGKAAIVEKLSSLPFTKIAHSITAQDHQPTPDSCILSMVVGQLKADDDPIMGFHQSFILKNINEAWVCTNDMFRLALHNFG, encoded by the exons ATGGGAGACAAGCCGATTTGGGAACAAATAGGATCCAGCTTTGTGCAACATTACTATCAGCTGTTCGACACAGACAGGACTCAACTTGGATCAATATAT ATTGATGCGTCATGCCTTACGTGGGAGGGTCAGCAATTCCAGGGAAAAGCAGCAATTGTCGAAAAGCTCTCT AGCCTCCCCTTCACAAAAATAGCTCATAGCATAACAGCACAGGACCACCAGCCCACCCCTGATAGCTGCATATTGAGTATGGTAGTAGGTCAACTAAAA GCAGATGATGACCCCATCATGGGATTCCATCAGAGCTTCATCTTGAAGAACATTAATGAGGCGTGGGTTTGCACCAATGACATGTTCCGCCTGGCGCTGCACAATTTTGGTTAA